The segment ACGCCCCTGGACCGCAGCAGCTCGAATTCGCCGTCGAAGGTGCGGGCCTCCCCCACCACCACACGCGGGATTTTGAACTGGATGATGGTGCCCGTGCACATGGCACACGGCGCGAGGGTCGTATAGAGGGTTGTGTCCCGGTAGCTCTTCTGCCGGCCCGCTGCGCGGAGAGCCGACATTTCTCCGTGCGCGATGGGATCGCCGTTTTGGACGCGTTCGTTGTGCCCGCTCGCGATCACCACGCCACCACGCGCGAGTGCTGCGCCGATGGGAATGCCGCCTTCGCGAAGGCCCTTTTGGGCTGCCTGGTACGCGGCTTCGAAGGCGGGGTCTTGGGAGGTTGGGGCGTCTGACGGGGTCATTCGGAGCCTGCTTTCCGGGTAGTGGGGATCTTCCGCTACTTGTTCTATAACTTATATAATAAAGACGGAGGTGTGAGGGATGATCCTCAACATAGACCTAGCCAGCGACGTGCCGATCTACCAGCAGCTGCGGGACCAGATCGTGGAGGCGATCGCCGACGGCGTGCTGGCCGAGGGCAGCTCGTTGCCGGCCACCAGGACGCTCGCCGCGGACTTCGGGATCAATTTCCACACCGTGAACAAAGCCTATGACCTGTTGCGCCAGCAAGGCCTGATCCAGCTCAACCGAAAGACCGGCGCGGTGGTGACCCCGATGGTCGCGGACCCGCCGTTCGGCGCGGAATGGGCCGGGAGGGCACGGACCCTGCTGGCCGAAGCCGTCGCGAGGGGACTATCGGCCGACGAAGTTCTCAAGTCCTGCCGGTCGATACTCGATTCATTTGGAACCACGCAGCCAGAGGAAACACCATGACCGTTGCCATTGTCCTGAGCTCCGCGTTGGCGGCACTGGTGCTCGCCATCGCGCTGGTCCTGCCCGCGATCAACAGCCCGACGGTTCCCTTCGGGGTCCGCGTACCGGCCCAGCGTGCCGACGACCCGACCGTTGTCAGGCAGACCCGCATCTATCGTTGGAGGGTTCTCCTGAGCGGGATCGTCGCCATCGGGGTCTGCCTTGCCATTTACGGAATGACAGGCGAAACGTTGCTACTGCCGCTCTCGGTGCTGGTGCTCGTCGGCTTCTGGTACGGCTGCTTCTTCCTGGCCAACCACGAAATCCGGGCCGCCAAGGCCGCCGGAGGTTGGTATGAGGGCGTGCACCAAGTCATCGCGGTGGACACCGAATTGCGGACCGATCCACCGCGTTTTCCCTGGCTCTGGCTGGCGCCGGCGTTGATCATCACTATCGCCACTGTTGTGATCGGCGTGATCAGCTACCCGTCCATGCCCGATGTGCTCGCGGTGCACTACGGTGCGAAAGGCATGCCCAACCGATTGGCCGCCAAATCGATCGGCACCGCCTTTTCGCTGGTATTCGTGCAAATCGGCGTGACCGCACTGCTCGTGGGTATCGCGGCGGCGATCCTCTTCCGCAGCCGGCCCGACATCGACCCGGCGCACCCGGCAGGCTCCGCGCACTGGCACCGCCGCTATATGTTGCTGGGTGCCAAAGCACTCCTCGGATTGCTCGCGATGATCGACCTGGCGATGCTGGGATCATCGTTGCTGATGTGGACGGGAACGGTCACGCCGTGGGCGCCGCTCGTGGTCGCGCTCCCGATCCTGGCCGCCGTCGCGGTAGCAGTCGTTGTCTTCGCCAGGAACAACCGCGCACGGGACGAGGGCGAGGAGGACACCGGACTGACCCACCGGGAGGACGACCAATACTGGCGGAGCGGCTTGTTCTACGTCAACCGCGAAGACCACGCGCTGATGGTTCCGCGCCGCTTCGGTCTGGGATGGACCCTCAACTTCGGCAATCCAAGGGCAGCGATGCTCCTGGCCGGCGTGGTCGCGCTGATCGGCCTGGTGATCACTCTCCGTCTCGGCGGCTGAGTCCCTCTGCCAGGCTGCCTTACTGTCGGAGCGCACTGATAGCTTGGCTTCATCAGCTCAACGGTCTGGGGGCACGGTGTTTTTTCTCGATTCAGTAGATGCAAGGCAACCGCAGGATTTGGTGTTTTCCGCCAGCGACCTCGTGACGGCCTCCACGTGCGAGTACCAGTTGCTGCGCAAGTTGGACGAGAAGCTGGGCCGCTCGCAGAAGCCGGCCTTCGACGTCGACGAAATGCTGGAACGGACCGCCGCGCTGGGCGACGTTCACGAGCACGGGGTGCTGGACCGTTTCGTGGCCGAGTTCGGCACCTGGGATCCGCTGGCGCGCACTGGCGTGTTCGACGTCGTTCCCGCCAAAGCGATGGACCGCGCCACCCTGCAAGCCAAGCATGCGGAATCCATCGAGGCGTTGCGATCCGGCGCGGATGTGGTCTTCCAGGCGGCATTCTTCGACGGTCAGTTTCACGGACGGTCCGATTTCCTCGTCAAACAGCCGGACGGCAGCTACGCGGTCTACGACACCAAGCTCGCCCGCCACGCCAAGGTCACTGCGCTGTTGCAACTGGCTGCCTACGGCGAACAGCTGCTCAAGGCGGGAATCACTCCGGCCCCGGATCTGACCCTTGTCCTCGGGGCTACCATCCAGCGGGACCTTGCTGGATCGGACGGCCGTGGCGGCTTCGACTATGTGCACAGCGACCACCGGCTCGCCGATGTCCTGCCGGTGTTCCGTGAACGCCGGGACCGATTCCTCGCATTGACGGACGCGCACCGATCGCGCTTGGAGGCTATCCAATGGGGCGCGCCCGGAGTCACGGCGTGCGGTCGCTGCGACTACTGCAAAGAACAAGTGCGCCTCCACCGGGATCTGCTGATGGTGGCGGGGATGAGAATCAGCCGGCGCAAGAAGCTCATGGAAAACGGTATCTTCACCATCGACGCCCTTGCTGAGATGCCCGACGCCGCGGATTCCGCCACACGTCGTCTGCAGGAACAAGCCCGACTGCAAACCGGAACAGCCACACCCGATGGCACAGTCAATTACACCGACAAGACGGGCACAGCGAAGAGCATCAGCTATTCCGTTCTGGAGTCCAACTCCCTGGCCCGGCTCCCCCGGCCCGACGCGGGAGACATCTTCTTTGACTTCGAAGGAGACCCCCTGTGGCAAGACCCCGTAACCGGCCGCTGGGGACTGGAGTACTTGTTCGGGGTTATCGAAAATCCGACCGAGCCGGGCGAATCTCCGGTGTTCAAACCGTTCTGGGCACATTCCCGGGCTCAGGAACGGCAGGCGTTCGTCGAGTTCCTCGAGTACGTGGAAGAACGCCGCATGAAGTATCCGGATATGCGGATCTACCACTACGCTGCCTACGAGAAAACCGCGCTGCGGAACCTGTCGGTCATCCACACTGTGGGCGAAGCCGCCGTGGACAACCTCCTCCGCGAAGGCGTGCTGGTGGACCTCTACGACACCGTGCGGCACAGCATCCGCATCTCTGAGGACTCGTACAGCATCAAGAAACTCGAGCCCCTGTATATGGGCAAGCATTTGCGTTCGGGCGAAGTGACCGACGCCGGAGCCTCCGTGGTTGCCTACGCCAACTACTGCACGGCCCGGGACGCGAACCGCGAGGATGAAGCGGCAACGATCCTGGCGGGTATTTCCGACTACAACGAATACGACTGCCTCTCCACTCTCGAACTGCGGAATTGGCTGCTGGGCCTGGCAGCGGAACGCTCCATTGAACCCGGTTTTCCGGTTCCTTCGGGACCCGAGCTACCCGCGGAGACTGAGCCGGACAAGTACGAGGCCGCGCCGGAGGAAACAGCCCTCCTCGACTACCTTGCGGACTTGCCGGACGATTCCCTCCGCTCCGACGACAACCGGGCGGTGGCCATGGTGGCGGCCGCGGTCGGCTTTCACCGGCGTGAGGACAAGCAATTCTGGTGGGGACACTTCGACCGCCTGGACCGGCCCGTCTCCGAATGGGAAGACACGAGGGACTGCTTCATCGTGGAAGGCGGCGAAGTGGTGCGTGACTGGGGCATACTGCCTGGAAAGCGGAACCCCTCAAGGGATGTGCTGTTCTTCGGCCGCGCAGCCGAAGGATCAGGCTTCGGATCCGGTAAGACGTACTTCCGGATGTACGGTCCACCCGTGCCGGAGGCGTTCGACGGCAAGGCATTTAGTGCCCAGGGCAGGTCAGGAGCAGGGGGAACCGAAATCCTGGAGGTCGGCGGTTACGGCCCTGCTGACGGAGCCGGAGAGGACCAAGCTGCCAAGGAAGCCGGCGATACAGTTCTGGTCCGGGAGATCCTGCCCAGCAAAACGTCCCCTTTCCAGCAGCTGCCCATGGCACTCACGCCGGATGCTCCCGTCAACACAAAAGGTCAGCGCGCGGCCCTCTCGGAACTGGCCATCGAGGTACGCTCCAGTCTGCCGTCATGGCCGAAGGACCCGGCTTTGGACCTGCTGCGTCGCATCCCGCCCCGGCTGAAAAGCCTTGGGGCCCTGCCCGTGGTCGAGCCCGGAGACGATGGGTATGTCAATGCCGTGACAGCCGCTGTCAACAACCTCGACCATTCCTACGTCGCAGTCCAAGGCCCTCCCGGCACGGGGAAGACCTATGTCGGCTCACGCGTCGTGGCCCGATTGGTGGCGAAAGGTTGGAAGGTCGGGGTAGTGGGCCAATCGAACGCCATGATTGAGAACATGCTTTGCACGGCAATTGAGGCCGGGGTGAATCCCGACGTTGTCGCCAAGGATATGAAGCACGATGGCGACGTGCCGTGGAGCCGGCGCAAGGACAAGGACGTCGCCCGCCTCCTCGCCGCACCAGGCGGTTGCCTCATCGGCGGCACTGCCTGGGTTATGACGGGAAGCTCCGTGCCCGCCGGATCCCTGGACTTGCTCGTCATCGACGAAGCCGGTCAGTTCTCCCTCGCCAACACCCTCGCCGTGAGCCGGGCAACAAAGAGACTCCTGCTCCTCGGCGACCCCCAGCAACTTCCCCAAGTCACCCAAGGCAAGCACCCCGAACCGGTCGATGAGTCTGCACTCGGCTGGCTGGCCCACGGTCTGCACACGCTGCCCGCGGAGCTCGGCTACTTCCTGGCGACGTCGTGGCGCATGCACCCGGATTTGTGCGCTGCGGTGTCTGAACTGTCTTACGATGGTCGGCTGCATTCGGCACCGGCTGCCTCCGGGCGGCGGCTCTCCGGAGTTCGGGCCGGCGTCGAGTGCGTTTACGTCCCGCACAGCGGAAATTCCACCCAGTCTCCGGAAGAAGCTGCGGAGGTAGTCCGCCAAGTCAGGGCACACCTTGGCCCGGCTTGGCTGGACCCTCGCGAATCACCCGAGGAGCGGCCGCTGCTTGAAAAGGACATCCTCGTAGTGGCTGCCTATAACGCCCAGGTGCAGCTCATCCAGCACGAACTGAGAGCGGCTGGACTTCGCGGCGTGCGGGTGGGGACCGTGGACAAGTTCCAGGGCCAGGAAGCTCCCGTGGTGATCGTCTCCATGGCTGCGTCCGCTGCCGCCGAGGTACCGCGCGGCATGGAGTTCCTGCTCTCGCGCAACCGAATCAATGTGGCGGTGTCGCGCGGTCAGTGGCGCGCCGTCGTCGTACGCTCACCGGAGCTGACCAACTACCTGCCCACCCAACCGGAAGGGCTGGAGCACCTGGGCGGTTTTGTGGGACTGTGCCAGCGTGGCAACCCAACTGACTCGCATTAGTTGTCGTTATGCGGCTCCAAAACGACAACAACTGCGAGCTAGTTGGGCAACCCCAGCGCTTCATCCAGTACGGCACCGAAGTTCGCTGCGTCGTGGGCGAAGCGGCCTAGGAAAAGTCCGGACACACCCCGCAGTTCAGGCAGGAGCCCCGGCTTGGCCGAGCCACCGTAAATGATCGGCAGCCCGGCGAGGCCATGTTCGGCGAGCAAGTCCCGGAGACGGGCGACGACGTCGGACACGTAAGCCGCGCCGGCTGGCTCGGTAGCACCGATGGCCCAAACCGGTTCGTACGCGATAACCAAACGAGCCGCCGTCGCCCAGTCGTCCCGGACGGCGACAGAGATCTGCCGGAACACGAACGACGCCGACACCGCCGGATCGGCAACGGCCTCCTCGCCGACACACAACAGCGGGGTCAACCCTGCATCCAACGCGGCCCGGACCTTCAATGCGACCACGGCGTCGTCCTCGGCGAAGTGCCGGCGTCGTTCCGCGTGTCCGATCTCCACGAGCCGCACACCCAACTCGGCCAGCAGGGACGGTGACACTTCACCCGTCCACGGACCCTCAGCCCAGCCACAGTTCTGCGCGCCCAGGAGAAGCGAAGAACCTTCCAGAATCCGGACCGCGTCGGGCAATATGGGGAACGACGGGATCACAAACGGGACCACCCGCCCGGCCACAAGGGCCGGACGGGCGTCCACTTCACTTCGCAGTTGCTCCAGCCAAGACAGGCTGTGGCGGTAGCCCATGTACATCTTGGTGCTGACCCCGATGTACAACGGGCTACTTGCCCAGGAGATCGTCGGCCTTGTTCCTGAATGCCCGGGTGCCATACATCATGGCGGCCGCCAGGAAGGGCAGAATTCCGAGCGCGTAAACCCCGGCCGATCCGGTGGGGTCTGCCGTGGCGCTGTTGACCGCGGTCCGCAGGATCGGAGCCACGAAACCGCCCAGGTTGCCCAGCGAGTTGATCAGGCCGATGCCGGCCGCGGCTGCGGACCCGGCAAGGAATGCCGTGGGGTAGGCCCAGACGACCGGCCCGACGGCGAGGAAGCTGCATACCGCGAGGGTGATGAAGACCATCCCCAGCACCGGTTGGTGGTTGGTCCCGGCCCAAGCCGAACCCAGGATGCACAGACCTGTCGATACGAACAGCACCGTGCCGAACATGCGGCGCTTGGCGACGGTGTTGGCTGCCCGACCGATCAGGTAGCAGGCGAAGATACCGAAGAACCACGGAACCGCGATCAGCAGGCCGACAGCGAGCCCCACCTTTTGGCCCGTCAGCGAAGAAACCTGCTGCGGGAGGAAGAAGGTGACGCCGTAAACGGCGATCTGCAGGCAGAAATAGATGAGGGTGAAGTACCAGACGCGACCGTTGCGCATCGCCGCAAACACGCCCCGCGGCCCGGTTTCATCCTTGACAGTGTCCTCCTGAGTCATGATCTCCTTGAGCGCGAACTTCTCGTCGACGTTAAGGAACTTGGCCTTCTCCGGGCCGTTGATCAGGAAGAAGAACGCCGCAATGCCGGCGAGCACGGCCAGGATGCCCTCGGTGAAGAACATGACCTGCCAGCCGCGGACGCCCGGAAGCTGGTCGCCGATATTGATGAGCCAGCCCGAGAGGGGGTTGCCGATCATCTGGGAGAACGGCTGGGCGAGGTAGAAGACCGCGAACATCTGCACGCGCACCTTGTTCGGGAACCACTCGGCCAGGTACATGATGACGCCAGGGAACAGGCCCGCCTCGGTCACGCCGAGCAGGAACCGCAGGATCACGAAGGACGTCTCACCCTGCACGAACGCAAAGCAGGCCGAGACGATGCCCCAGGTGATGGCAATACGGGCAAGCCAGATCTTCGCACCGACCTTCTTGAGCAGCAGGTTGCTGGGGATTTCAAAGATCGCGTAACCGATGAAGAAAATACCGGCACCGAGCGCGAACGCCCCGGCCGAGACGCCTTTGTCAGCGCCGAGCGCAGCTTCGGCGAAACCGACGTTGGTGCGGTCGAGGAAGGAGACCACATAGAGGATGACCAGCATCGGCATGAGCCGGGTGGCAGCCTTGCGGATCGCCGATTTCAGGACCGGCGAATCCAGCATCTCCTTCGTGGATGAAGTGGCAAGGGACATCGAAACTCCTCGTTGAGTAATGACAGTTGAGTAATCAGTGTTGGGTAGTCAGGTTTCAGGCATTCCGGATTAGTGCATGTACAAGCCGCCGTCGACATTCAGCGTCTGGCCCGAGATGTAGCCGGAGTCTTCGCTGATGAGGAAGGCGATGGCGGCGGCGATATCCCGGGTGGAGCCCACGCGGTTCACCACGAGGTCCTTGGTGAGTTCGTCCTTGCGTTCCTCGCTGAGGGTGCCGCCCATGATGTCGGTGTCGATCGGGCCGGGAGATATGGCGTTGACGGTGATGTCGTACTCGCCCAGTTCGCGGGCGGTGGCGCGGGTCAGCCCGATGACGCCGGCCTTGGCCACCGAGTACGGGGTCTTCGAGAACGTCCCGCCGCCGCGCTGCGCGGAAACCGAGGAGATGTTCACGATGCGTCCGATGCGGTTCTTGACCATTGACTCGGCCACGCGGCGGGTGGCGTAGTGGACGCCGTTGAGGTTGATGCTCAGGACACGGTTCCACTCGGCCGGCTCGAGTTCCAGGTACGGAATCGGTGAACTGACGCCGGCAACGTTGGCCAGGGCTACGATCTGCGGCAACTCGGCCTCGAGCGTGTCGATCGCCGAGCGCACGGATGCTTCATCGGCCACGTTGGCGCCCACGCCATAGGCCTGCACGCCATATTCGGCGGCGATTTCCTTGGCGGTGCTCTTGCAGAGGGCGTCGTCGAGGTCGATGATGCCGATGTTCCAGCCCTGCGCTGCAAGGTAGTTGACGGTTGCCCGGCCGATGCCGCGCTCGGAGACGGCGCCGGTGACGATCGCGGTGCGTTCTGCGGGGAAGGTGTTCATGGGTATTCTCCTGTGAATGTCGGGACTAGTTGATGGGTGCCGGGCCGAGCTCGTCGAGGAGCTTCTGCATGGCCACGTAGGCCTTGTTCCGGTAAGCGATGAGTTCGGGCGTGCGTTCCGCAGGGACGTTGAGGAAGCCTGCCCCGGTCTTGGTCCCGAGCTTCCCCGCCTCCACGAGGTCGCTCAGGATCTTCGGGGTGGCGAAGCGTTCCGGGAATCCGGTCTGCAGGGACTTATAGCAGAAGTCGTAGACGTCCAGTCCGGCCATGTCCGCGATCGCGAATGGACCAAAGAACGGCAAACGGAAGCCGAACGTCGTACGGACCAGGGTGTCGACGTCGTCGGCTGTTGCGATCCCCTGCTCCACCAGCTGCGCAGCCTCGTGGAAGAGCGCGTACTGCAGCCGGTTGAGCACGAAACCGGTGACGTCCTTGACGACGGCGGTTTGCTTTCCGGCCGCGTGGACCAGTTCGCGGGAAGCAGCCACAGTCTCCGGCGTGGTGCCGGCGTGGGGAATGATCTCGACGCCGGGAATGAACGGCGACGGGTTGGAGAAGTGGACGCCCAGGAATCGCTCGGGAGCTGCGACGGCCTCGGCGAGAGCGGCAATGGAGATCGTGGAGGTGTTGGAGCCGATCAGCGCGTCCGGACGGGCGGCGGCGCTGATGCGGGCCAGGGTCTGGTGCTTGATGTCGAGGACCTCTGGGACGGCTTCTTCGATGAAGTCGGCGTCCGCCACGGCCTCTTCGATATCCTTGGCGGCCCACAGATTGGCCTTCAGGATTGCCGTGGAACCTTCAGGAAAGAGTCCAGCGGCCACGAATTCGTCCGACTCCACCAGCAGGCGGTCGTAGTTCTTCTGCGCGATTTCGGCGGACACATCCGCCAACGCCACGCGTGCCCCGCCGAGGGCCAGGACCTGCGCGATCCCGCCGCCCATGTAACCGGAGCCGACGACGGCGATCTTCCGGGCGGACGTCGTGCCCGCGGGGGTTTTCCGGGTTTCAGTCATGTCACACTGCCTTTGTGTAATCGGGCTCGTAGGAGCAAATGGCGTCCACCTTGGCGGCGGAAGGTGATGTTTCGTCGAAGTGGTGGCCCAGCCATTCGCCCACCAGTTTCTTGGCCAGTTCCAAGCCAATCACCCGCTGTCCCATGGTCAGGACCTGGGCGTTGTTGCTCAGGACCGAGCGCTCCACGGAGTAGCTGTCGTGCGCGGTGACGGCCCGGATTCCGGGGACTTTGTTGGCCGCGATGGCCACGCCCAGGCCCGTGCCGCAGATCAAGAGGGTACGGTCTGCTTCGCCCTCGGCAACTTTGCGCGCCGCGTCCACGGCAACGTGCGGGTAGGCGGTGGAGTCGTTGGCGCCGACGCCCACGTCCTGCACCGACGCCACCCGGGGATCGGCCTCAAGCAGCGCCATGAGTGCCTGCTTGTATTCGACGCCCGCTTCGTCATTGCCGACGACAATCCGCCAGCCCGCTGATGTGGTCATGATTGAACTCCGTTTCCTGCCGGGGGCGCCAGCTGTGAATCGATATGTTGTGAGATCCTCGCCGTGATGAGCCCGAAGGAGACCGCGCCAGGATCAGGGTGGCCCAAGCTCTTCTCCGCGAGCGGACGGGCCCGGCCCTTGAGCGGACGCAAACGCGCCGTCTCAGCTGCCGCGGACTCGGCCGCCGCAGCAGCTACCGCAAGGGCCCGGTCAACCGGGGCTCCGGCGTCGAACTCTGTGAGGAACGCGTCCCGGAACGGCAGCAGCGCGTCCACCATGGTCTTATCGCCGGGTTCGGCTTTGCCGAGCTCCGTGATCGCCGAAACGAACGCAGTGACGGCGGCCGCCGCGTCCTCGCCCGAGTAGCCCGTTTTATTGCCGAGCGCCTGCCCGGCCGCAATGATCGCCGAGCCCCACAGAGCGCCGGAGGTGCCGCCAGCACGTTCGCTCCAGGCCTCCCCCGCCGCCGTCAGGATCCGACCGACCGAGGCTCCGATTGCCGTTTCGGCTGCAGTGAAAGCCGCGTCCACGCCGCGTCGCATGCCGATGCCGTGGTCGCCGTCGCCGGCAATCGCGTCCAGCTTGCCGAGTTCTTCTTCATGCTCGACGACGACGTCCCGCACCTGGGCGAGCACGGCCACGGCCTGCCGGCCGAGTCCGGCAGCAGCCGCGGTGGGCTGCTCGACGTCGGACTCGTCCACCGCGGTGACGCTCCCTTGCTTGCGGAGCGGGCGGGGCGCGAGGTTGCCCTTGCGGAAAGCCGGGGTGTCCGCGGGTGCTGCCCAATACTGTTCGAGCTCCTCGTCCAGCCACAGCAGTGTCAGCGAGAGTCCGGACATGTCCAGGCTTGTCACGAGCTCGCCGCACTCGGGCTCGACCACCGTGAGTCCTGCTTTGCTGAGGAGCTTCTCGATCTTGCCGAAGAGCAGGAAGAGTTCGTCGTATTTGACGGTGCCGAGGCCGTTGACGATGGCCACCACTCGGTTTCCGGCGTCGTCCGGTTTGTCCTTGAGGAGCTTGGAGACAAGCAGCTCGGCGAGCTCGGAGGCGGTGGGCATTTTGTGTTCGGAGATGCCAGGCTCACCGTGGATGCCCAGGCCGAGGGACATCTGGCCCGCCGGAACGTGGAACAGCGGATCCGCGGCGCCCGGAAGGGTGCAACCGTCGAAGGCCACCCCCAGCGAGCGTGTGCGGTAGTTCGTCTTGATGGCCAACCGCTCGACGGCGTCGAGGTCCAGTCCCGCTTCGGCCGCGGCACCGGCGATCTTGAAGACCGTGAGGTCGCCCGCGATCCCCCGCCGCTTTTCGATCTGGTCCAACGGCGCGCTGGCGATGTCGTCGGTAACAGTCACGGTACGGGTCTCGATGCCTTCGGCGTTGAGCCGCAACTGTGCCTGGCCGAAGTGCAGCACGTCGCCGGCGTAGTTGCCATAGCTGAGCAGGACACCGCCACCGGCGTTGGCTGCCTTGGCCACCCGGTACACCTGGCCCGCCGCCGGGGAGGCGAACATGTTGCCGCACGCCGAGGCCGTTGCGAGGCCCGGTCCGACCAGTCCAGCGAAAGCAGGGTAGTGTCCCGAGCCGCCGCCCACCACCAGGGCGACCTGCCCGGTGGGGACTTCGGTGGACCGGACCACGCCGCCGTCCACCCGGGCAACGTAGCCGCGGTTGGCGGCGACGAATCCGTCCAGGGCATCGTCCGCGAAATCTGCGGGGTTGTCGAAAATCCTTGTCATGGTTCTAGACGCCAGCCAGTTGGGAGGATGCTGGCTGGATGGAGCCGGAGGGCTGCTGCCGGCCCTGGGCGACCTGGCTCTGGCCGAGGACGTAGTTCTCTGTCTTCGGAAGGACCTGTCGCCGGAGGTATTCCTGGTTGCTCGCCGTGACGCTGAGCCCGTCGCCGCCGTAGTGCTCGGTGCACAAGATGCCCTGGAAGCCCACCGAGAGCGCGAGTTTGAAGGCTTCGCGGTAGTTGATGAGGCCGCTCTCCATCGGCGCGGGCATGGTGATGTAGCTATCACGGGCGACGTCTTCGTCGCGGATGTAGTTCTTCATGTGCCAGTAGTTGGAGTACGGCAGGGTCTTGGCCACCATCTCGCGCCAGTCCTCGATGGGACGGTG is part of the Arthrobacter ramosus genome and harbors:
- a CDS encoding nucleoside deaminase gives rise to the protein MTPSDAPTSQDPAFEAAYQAAQKGLREGGIPIGAALARGGVVIASGHNERVQNGDPIAHGEMSALRAAGRQKSYRDTTLYTTLAPCAMCTGTIIQFKIPRVVVGEARTFDGEFELLRSRGVEVVVLDDQRCVDMMRTFQEENPELWAEDIAE
- a CDS encoding GntR family transcriptional regulator — encoded protein: MILNIDLASDVPIYQQLRDQIVEAIADGVLAEGSSLPATRTLAADFGINFHTVNKAYDLLRQQGLIQLNRKTGAVVTPMVADPPFGAEWAGRARTLLAEAVARGLSADEVLKSCRSILDSFGTTQPEETP
- a CDS encoding DUF1648 domain-containing protein, translating into MTVAIVLSSALAALVLAIALVLPAINSPTVPFGVRVPAQRADDPTVVRQTRIYRWRVLLSGIVAIGVCLAIYGMTGETLLLPLSVLVLVGFWYGCFFLANHEIRAAKAAGGWYEGVHQVIAVDTELRTDPPRFPWLWLAPALIITIATVVIGVISYPSMPDVLAVHYGAKGMPNRLAAKSIGTAFSLVFVQIGVTALLVGIAAAILFRSRPDIDPAHPAGSAHWHRRYMLLGAKALLGLLAMIDLAMLGSSLLMWTGTVTPWAPLVVALPILAAVAVAVVVFARNNRARDEGEEDTGLTHREDDQYWRSGLFYVNREDHALMVPRRFGLGWTLNFGNPRAAMLLAGVVALIGLVITLRLGG
- a CDS encoding TM0106 family RecB-like putative nuclease, which gives rise to MFFLDSVDARQPQDLVFSASDLVTASTCEYQLLRKLDEKLGRSQKPAFDVDEMLERTAALGDVHEHGVLDRFVAEFGTWDPLARTGVFDVVPAKAMDRATLQAKHAESIEALRSGADVVFQAAFFDGQFHGRSDFLVKQPDGSYAVYDTKLARHAKVTALLQLAAYGEQLLKAGITPAPDLTLVLGATIQRDLAGSDGRGGFDYVHSDHRLADVLPVFRERRDRFLALTDAHRSRLEAIQWGAPGVTACGRCDYCKEQVRLHRDLLMVAGMRISRRKKLMENGIFTIDALAEMPDAADSATRRLQEQARLQTGTATPDGTVNYTDKTGTAKSISYSVLESNSLARLPRPDAGDIFFDFEGDPLWQDPVTGRWGLEYLFGVIENPTEPGESPVFKPFWAHSRAQERQAFVEFLEYVEERRMKYPDMRIYHYAAYEKTALRNLSVIHTVGEAAVDNLLREGVLVDLYDTVRHSIRISEDSYSIKKLEPLYMGKHLRSGEVTDAGASVVAYANYCTARDANREDEAATILAGISDYNEYDCLSTLELRNWLLGLAAERSIEPGFPVPSGPELPAETEPDKYEAAPEETALLDYLADLPDDSLRSDDNRAVAMVAAAVGFHRREDKQFWWGHFDRLDRPVSEWEDTRDCFIVEGGEVVRDWGILPGKRNPSRDVLFFGRAAEGSGFGSGKTYFRMYGPPVPEAFDGKAFSAQGRSGAGGTEILEVGGYGPADGAGEDQAAKEAGDTVLVREILPSKTSPFQQLPMALTPDAPVNTKGQRAALSELAIEVRSSLPSWPKDPALDLLRRIPPRLKSLGALPVVEPGDDGYVNAVTAAVNNLDHSYVAVQGPPGTGKTYVGSRVVARLVAKGWKVGVVGQSNAMIENMLCTAIEAGVNPDVVAKDMKHDGDVPWSRRKDKDVARLLAAPGGCLIGGTAWVMTGSSVPAGSLDLLVIDEAGQFSLANTLAVSRATKRLLLLGDPQQLPQVTQGKHPEPVDESALGWLAHGLHTLPAELGYFLATSWRMHPDLCAAVSELSYDGRLHSAPAASGRRLSGVRAGVECVYVPHSGNSTQSPEEAAEVVRQVRAHLGPAWLDPRESPEERPLLEKDILVVAAYNAQVQLIQHELRAAGLRGVRVGTVDKFQGQEAPVVIVSMAASAAAEVPRGMEFLLSRNRINVAVSRGQWRAVVVRSPELTNYLPTQPEGLEHLGGFVGLCQRGNPTDSH
- a CDS encoding triose-phosphate isomerase family protein, coding for MAPGHSGTRPTISWASSPLYIGVSTKMYMGYRHSLSWLEQLRSEVDARPALVAGRVVPFVIPSFPILPDAVRILEGSSLLLGAQNCGWAEGPWTGEVSPSLLAELGVRLVEIGHAERRRHFAEDDAVVALKVRAALDAGLTPLLCVGEEAVADPAVSASFVFRQISVAVRDDWATAARLVIAYEPVWAIGATEPAGAAYVSDVVARLRDLLAEHGLAGLPIIYGGSAKPGLLPELRGVSGLFLGRFAHDAANFGAVLDEALGLPN
- a CDS encoding MFS transporter; protein product: MSLATSSTKEMLDSPVLKSAIRKAATRLMPMLVILYVVSFLDRTNVGFAEAALGADKGVSAGAFALGAGIFFIGYAIFEIPSNLLLKKVGAKIWLARIAITWGIVSACFAFVQGETSFVILRFLLGVTEAGLFPGVIMYLAEWFPNKVRVQMFAVFYLAQPFSQMIGNPLSGWLINIGDQLPGVRGWQVMFFTEGILAVLAGIAAFFFLINGPEKAKFLNVDEKFALKEIMTQEDTVKDETGPRGVFAAMRNGRVWYFTLIYFCLQIAVYGVTFFLPQQVSSLTGQKVGLAVGLLIAVPWFFGIFACYLIGRAANTVAKRRMFGTVLFVSTGLCILGSAWAGTNHQPVLGMVFITLAVCSFLAVGPVVWAYPTAFLAGSAAAAGIGLINSLGNLGGFVAPILRTAVNSATADPTGSAGVYALGILPFLAAAMMYGTRAFRNKADDLLGK
- a CDS encoding SDR family NAD(P)-dependent oxidoreductase, with amino-acid sequence MNTFPAERTAIVTGAVSERGIGRATVNYLAAQGWNIGIIDLDDALCKSTAKEIAAEYGVQAYGVGANVADEASVRSAIDTLEAELPQIVALANVAGVSSPIPYLELEPAEWNRVLSINLNGVHYATRRVAESMVKNRIGRIVNISSVSAQRGGGTFSKTPYSVAKAGVIGLTRATARELGEYDITVNAISPGPIDTDIMGGTLSEERKDELTKDLVVNRVGSTRDIAAAIAFLISEDSGYISGQTLNVDGGLYMH
- a CDS encoding 3-hydroxyacyl-CoA dehydrogenase family protein, whose amino-acid sequence is MTETRKTPAGTTSARKIAVVGSGYMGGGIAQVLALGGARVALADVSAEIAQKNYDRLLVESDEFVAAGLFPEGSTAILKANLWAAKDIEEAVADADFIEEAVPEVLDIKHQTLARISAAARPDALIGSNTSTISIAALAEAVAAPERFLGVHFSNPSPFIPGVEIIPHAGTTPETVAASRELVHAAGKQTAVVKDVTGFVLNRLQYALFHEAAQLVEQGIATADDVDTLVRTTFGFRLPFFGPFAIADMAGLDVYDFCYKSLQTGFPERFATPKILSDLVEAGKLGTKTGAGFLNVPAERTPELIAYRNKAYVAMQKLLDELGPAPIN